Proteins encoded together in one Kutzneria kofuensis window:
- a CDS encoding SDR family oxidoreductase, whose amino-acid sequence MHVVTGATGLVGSALVLELLRRTDADVACLVRPGRSDASTRLTAALGAAARAFGHGEAFDADIRHRCVAVAADVDLPLCGVDPARFPAGATEFWHCAADQRYEERHWEGLQRTNVLGTRHAVDLATTLGCLSFNHFSTAYVAGRRYGTVRERAVTDPLHNNRYEESKIAAEWVVLAADGLVKRILRPGIVIGHSVTHALVGGHSGMYGIHRQLVQVERMLSMLGDPAVRTRPLRLRADRATPVDLAPVDLVAADAVSLSRSGHAGVFHLTHPTGIRLGDGLDLMFDVAGLPRPHYTYSDAGFAPADREFDRKIDFFRSYLTGAKTFDRTRLLAAVPAPAVSSWHLDLAVLREFQVWYQTHATSLRTVPSLSR is encoded by the coding sequence GTGCACGTCGTCACCGGAGCAACCGGCCTGGTCGGTTCCGCGCTCGTGCTGGAGCTGCTGCGCCGCACCGACGCCGACGTCGCGTGCCTCGTCCGCCCCGGCCGTTCCGACGCTTCGACCCGGTTGACCGCCGCTCTCGGCGCCGCCGCGCGCGCGTTCGGTCACGGCGAGGCGTTCGACGCCGACATCCGGCACCGCTGCGTCGCTGTCGCGGCCGACGTCGATCTCCCGCTCTGCGGCGTCGATCCCGCCCGTTTTCCCGCCGGCGCGACCGAGTTCTGGCACTGCGCCGCCGACCAGCGGTACGAGGAACGGCACTGGGAAGGTTTGCAGCGCACCAATGTGCTCGGCACGCGGCACGCCGTCGACCTGGCGACCACGCTCGGATGCCTGTCCTTCAACCACTTCAGCACCGCCTACGTCGCCGGCCGTCGCTATGGGACGGTGCGTGAGCGGGCGGTCACCGATCCGCTGCACAACAACCGTTACGAGGAAAGCAAGATCGCCGCCGAGTGGGTGGTCCTGGCGGCCGACGGCTTGGTGAAGCGAATTCTGCGGCCCGGCATCGTCATCGGGCACAGCGTCACCCATGCCCTGGTCGGCGGCCATTCCGGCATGTACGGCATTCACCGCCAGCTCGTGCAGGTCGAGCGGATGCTGTCCATGCTCGGCGATCCCGCCGTGCGGACCCGGCCGCTCCGCCTTCGGGCCGACCGCGCCACGCCCGTCGACCTCGCTCCCGTCGACCTTGTCGCCGCCGACGCCGTCTCCCTCAGCCGCTCCGGCCATGCCGGCGTGTTCCACCTGACCCATCCCACCGGCATCCGCCTCGGCGACGGCCTGGACCTCATGTTCGACGTCGCCGGCCTGCCCCGGCCGCACTACACCTATTCCGACGCCGGCTTCGCCCCCGCCGACCGCGAATTCGATCGCAAGATCGACTTCTTCCGCTCGTACCTCACCGGCGCCAAGACCTTCGACCGCACCCGCCTGCTCGCCGCCGTGCCGGCTCCCGCGGTGTCCTCCTGGCACCTGGACCTGGCGGTCCTGCGGGAGTTCCAAGTCTGGTACCAGACCCACGCCACCTCGCTCCGAACCGTCCCCTCCCTGAGCCGGTAG
- a CDS encoding MFS transporter, which yields MNIELSSSETARAAPLPLGRAWLVLVVVVIADLMDLVDTSVANLAGPAIRADLGGGPMTLQWVLSAYTAAFALGLITSGRLGDLLGRRRLFLLGMAGFTAASLACGLAPGAGFLIVARLFQGLFGAVMIPQGMALVKIVFPPEHLRRALMPFGPIMGLAMVAGPILAGWLLHLDLFGSQWRSIFLINVPTGLLAAALGWRVLPRHSGEDSGARLDLLGVGLLTAGSALLIVPLIQGRDLGWPSWTYAMIAGGLVAFGLFVVSERRSSHPVITRSLFGKRSFIVGLLITGGFYASLSAFVLAVNLLLQSGLGWTPLDTGFALIPWAAGTAVATLLSGAVLAARLGRANLHLGLAIAVVGLLALWWSTAHWGAAVTVWQLAPALFLTGAGSGLLFIPLFDFILGDATTEEVGTGAGVLNAAQQFAGAVGVAALGTVFFARVGQPSTSSYFAAADLVFAICAGVFVLALLLVGLLPKHSQH from the coding sequence GTGAATATCGAACTTAGTTCGTCGGAGACGGCCCGTGCCGCTCCGCTCCCGCTCGGCCGCGCCTGGCTGGTCCTGGTGGTCGTCGTCATCGCCGACCTCATGGACCTCGTCGACACCAGCGTCGCCAACCTCGCCGGCCCCGCGATCCGCGCCGACCTCGGCGGCGGGCCGATGACCCTGCAGTGGGTGCTGTCCGCCTACACCGCGGCCTTCGCCCTCGGCCTGATCACCTCCGGCCGGCTCGGCGACCTGCTCGGCCGCCGCCGGCTGTTCCTGCTCGGCATGGCCGGCTTCACGGCTGCGTCGCTGGCCTGCGGCCTCGCGCCCGGCGCCGGCTTCCTGATCGTCGCCCGCCTGTTCCAGGGCCTGTTCGGAGCGGTGATGATCCCGCAGGGCATGGCCCTGGTGAAGATCGTTTTCCCGCCGGAGCACCTGCGCAGGGCACTGATGCCGTTCGGCCCGATCATGGGGCTGGCCATGGTGGCCGGGCCGATCCTCGCCGGCTGGCTGCTGCACCTGGACCTGTTCGGCAGCCAGTGGCGGTCGATCTTCCTGATCAACGTGCCGACCGGCCTGCTGGCCGCCGCCCTCGGCTGGCGCGTTCTGCCGCGGCACAGCGGCGAGGACAGCGGCGCCCGCCTGGACCTGCTCGGCGTTGGCCTGCTCACCGCCGGTTCGGCGCTCCTGATCGTGCCGCTCATCCAGGGACGCGACCTCGGCTGGCCGTCGTGGACGTACGCGATGATCGCCGGCGGGCTGGTGGCCTTCGGCCTGTTCGTCGTGTCGGAACGCCGCAGCAGCCACCCGGTGATCACCCGGTCGCTGTTCGGCAAGCGCAGCTTCATCGTCGGCCTGCTGATCACCGGCGGCTTCTACGCCTCGCTCAGCGCGTTCGTCCTGGCCGTCAACCTGCTGCTCCAGTCGGGCCTGGGCTGGACACCGCTGGACACCGGCTTCGCGCTGATCCCTTGGGCGGCGGGCACCGCGGTCGCCACGCTGCTGTCCGGTGCGGTGCTCGCCGCAAGGCTAGGGCGGGCCAACCTGCATCTGGGACTGGCCATCGCCGTCGTCGGTCTGCTCGCGCTCTGGTGGTCCACCGCGCACTGGGGTGCGGCCGTCACCGTGTGGCAGTTGGCGCCGGCCCTGTTCCTGACCGGCGCCGGCTCCGGGCTGCTGTTCATCCCGCTGTTCGACTTCATCCTCGGCGACGCCACCACCGAAGAAGTCGGCACCGGCGCGGGTGTGCTCAACGCCGCCCAGCAGTTCGCCGGTGCCGTCGGCGTCGCCGCCCTCGGCACCGTGTTCTTCGCCCGCGTCGGGCAGCCCTCGACGTCGTCCTACTTCGCCGCCGCCGACCTGGTGTTCGCCATCTGCGCCGGCGTCTTCGTCCTGGCGTTGCTCCTGGTCGGGCTCCTGCCCAAGCACTCCCAGCACTAG
- a CDS encoding GNAT family N-acetyltransferase, which produces MLTGKLVRLRALEPSDAEAIQRWNEDPAVLQWMINDYPESLPQIAKRLGEDRPRNSYDKLILAIETLADRTPIGVIALTDAEPENGRAELDVYVGEAAYRNGGYGTDAIRVICRYGFDQMRLHGISLWVVPENEAARHVYKKLGFVEEGRERERFRRDGKWYDLIVMSMLEGELVDE; this is translated from the coding sequence ATGCTGACCGGGAAGCTTGTGCGGCTGCGGGCGCTCGAACCGTCCGACGCGGAGGCGATCCAGCGCTGGAACGAGGATCCGGCCGTGCTGCAGTGGATGATCAACGACTATCCCGAGTCACTGCCGCAGATCGCCAAGCGCCTGGGCGAGGACCGGCCCCGTAACAGCTACGACAAGCTCATCCTCGCCATCGAGACCCTCGCCGACCGGACGCCCATCGGCGTCATCGCCCTCACCGACGCCGAGCCCGAGAACGGCCGCGCCGAACTCGACGTGTACGTCGGCGAGGCCGCCTACCGCAACGGCGGCTACGGCACCGACGCCATCCGCGTCATCTGCCGCTACGGCTTCGACCAGATGCGCCTGCACGGCATCTCCCTCTGGGTCGTCCCCGAGAACGAAGCCGCCCGCCACGTCTACAAGAAGCTCGGCTTCGTCGAGGAGGGCCGCGAACGCGAGCGCTTCCGCCGCGACGGCAAGTGGTACGACCTCATCGTCATGAGCATGCTCGAAGGCGAACTCGTCGACGAGTGA
- a CDS encoding HNH endonuclease — protein MGVLVLNASLEPLQTVSVPHAVRMLVRNVAEIHEADADTMFGHYPLPRVVRLVRYVVMKWRYSRPPRWTRRGVLQRDGHRCAYCGRPADTIDHVVPLSRGGARTSWLNTVACCGGSARSCNARKGNRLPAEAGMQLLVTPHVPTWADLYA, from the coding sequence ATGGGCGTACTGGTGCTCAACGCGAGCTTGGAGCCGCTGCAGACCGTGTCGGTGCCGCACGCCGTCCGAATGCTCGTACGCAACGTCGCCGAGATCCACGAGGCCGACGCCGACACGATGTTCGGGCACTACCCGCTGCCCCGGGTCGTGCGGCTCGTCCGCTACGTCGTGATGAAGTGGCGCTACAGCCGCCCGCCGCGTTGGACCCGACGTGGCGTGTTGCAGCGCGACGGCCACCGCTGCGCCTACTGCGGCCGCCCCGCCGACACCATCGACCACGTCGTGCCCCTGTCGCGCGGCGGCGCCCGGACCAGCTGGCTCAACACCGTCGCCTGCTGCGGCGGCAGCGCCCGCAGCTGCAACGCCCGCAAGGGCAACCGCCTGCCCGCCGAGGCCGGCATGCAGCTGCTCGTCACCCCGCACGTGCCGACCTGGGCCGACCTGTACGCCTGA
- a CDS encoding SDR family oxidoreductase produces MRVVVLGGTSGIGLAVAERLTADGAEVTVTGRDPERLAAVKDRVAVAERLDATSEPDVAAFFERTGEFEHLVLNFSPGAVGLGPLREKSMQDVRAAFEGKLFAYLYAIKAALVTESVTMLSAASARAGAPGLSTLAAVNGAIERVVSPLAAELAPVRVNAVSPGAIDTDWWSFIPADQRQQQFAAMAEGMPIKRAGRPEEVADAVAYLIRASYVTGSVLPVDGGLTVA; encoded by the coding sequence ATGCGCGTTGTGGTGCTGGGCGGAACCAGCGGAATCGGCCTGGCGGTCGCGGAGCGGCTGACCGCGGACGGGGCGGAGGTGACGGTCACGGGCCGCGATCCGGAGCGGCTGGCAGCGGTCAAGGACCGGGTGGCGGTGGCGGAACGGCTGGATGCGACGTCGGAGCCGGACGTCGCGGCGTTCTTCGAGCGGACGGGCGAGTTCGAGCACCTGGTGCTCAACTTCAGCCCCGGCGCGGTCGGCCTGGGGCCGCTGCGGGAGAAGTCGATGCAGGACGTCCGGGCGGCGTTCGAAGGAAAGCTCTTCGCGTACCTGTACGCGATCAAGGCGGCCTTGGTCACGGAGTCGGTGACGATGCTGTCGGCTGCCAGCGCCCGCGCCGGCGCACCGGGGCTGAGCACGCTCGCGGCGGTCAACGGCGCGATCGAACGGGTCGTGTCGCCGTTGGCCGCCGAGCTGGCGCCGGTCCGGGTCAACGCCGTCTCGCCGGGCGCGATCGACACCGACTGGTGGTCGTTCATCCCGGCCGACCAGCGGCAGCAGCAGTTCGCGGCGATGGCCGAAGGCATGCCGATCAAGCGCGCCGGCCGTCCCGAGGAGGTAGCGGACGCGGTGGCTTACCTGATCCGGGCAAGTTACGTGACGGGCAGCGTGCTGCCGGTCGACGGCGGCCTGACGGTCGCCTGA
- a CDS encoding TetR/AcrR family transcriptional regulator, translating into MPADPGQRRASRHAPAPAASAPIAPRKMPITADRITDAALQVIAAEGYDALTIRRVAAVLDTGPSSLYAHIVNKDDLDDLLIGRLCAEIELPEPDPAAWRQQILDVYAQIRDQYLRYPGVSRAALAMVPTHLETLRVSEGILAILLAGGIEPQTAAWAIDALSLYVSAYALERSLVQQRQHHRDDAWVLGRDELVSRFSALPADRFPNTRRHAAELTAGTGHDRFDFTVNLIIDNLAR; encoded by the coding sequence ATGCCCGCCGACCCCGGACAACGCCGCGCGTCCCGCCACGCACCGGCTCCCGCCGCCTCCGCACCGATCGCGCCGCGCAAGATGCCGATCACCGCTGATCGGATCACCGACGCCGCGCTGCAGGTTATCGCGGCCGAGGGCTACGACGCGCTGACGATCCGCCGGGTGGCGGCCGTGCTCGACACCGGGCCGTCCTCGCTGTACGCGCACATCGTCAACAAGGACGATCTCGACGATCTGCTGATCGGCCGGCTCTGCGCCGAGATCGAGTTGCCCGAACCCGACCCGGCCGCGTGGCGGCAGCAGATCCTCGACGTGTACGCCCAGATCCGCGACCAGTACCTGAGATACCCGGGCGTCTCCCGCGCCGCGCTGGCCATGGTCCCCACCCACCTCGAAACGCTGCGGGTCAGCGAGGGCATCCTGGCGATCCTGCTGGCCGGCGGCATCGAACCGCAGACCGCCGCCTGGGCGATCGACGCGCTCAGCCTCTACGTCAGCGCCTACGCCCTGGAACGCTCGCTCGTCCAGCAACGACAACACCATCGCGACGACGCCTGGGTCCTCGGTCGGGACGAACTCGTCAGCCGGTTCAGCGCCCTGCCGGCCGACCGCTTCCCGAACACCCGGCGTCACGCCGCCGAACTGACCGCCGGCACCGGCCACGACCGGTTCGACTTCACCGTCAACCTGATCATCGACAACCTCGCCAGGTAG
- a CDS encoding AraC family transcriptional regulator — MRELGLRDTNGILRQPWVRPRRSSAGLGWHRIFVSTQAERAYRASFDAARTSTVILHLDGPVQVSRGRNRPRTVPAGGLFMHPAGHDLTVELGGSLNTVHVYLADEAFGEKVELAEEVGAVDPLVEQLVLALDGVLRDWEPSAITYVDHLTALLASHLARRRQPTPVVGLTERQLAAVRELIEARIAEPLPLTDLADAAALSVSQFVRQFKASTGDTPHRYLVGLRLRHAQRMLRTSTLPIADIAVRCGFSHQEHLTRVMRSRLGTTPGAVRANGQNVQRGAHSVQADRV; from the coding sequence GTGCGCGAACTCGGCCTTCGTGACACCAACGGCATCCTCCGCCAGCCGTGGGTGCGGCCGAGGCGGTCCAGCGCCGGCCTGGGCTGGCACCGGATCTTCGTCTCCACGCAGGCGGAACGCGCCTACCGCGCCAGCTTCGACGCGGCGCGGACCAGCACCGTGATCCTGCACCTGGACGGGCCGGTACAAGTGAGCCGCGGCCGCAACCGCCCGCGCACGGTGCCGGCGGGCGGCCTGTTCATGCATCCCGCCGGGCACGATCTGACCGTCGAACTGGGCGGCAGCCTGAACACCGTGCACGTCTACCTCGCCGACGAGGCGTTCGGCGAGAAGGTCGAACTGGCCGAGGAGGTCGGCGCGGTCGACCCGCTGGTGGAGCAGTTGGTGCTCGCGCTGGACGGGGTGCTGCGCGACTGGGAGCCGTCGGCCATCACGTACGTCGATCACCTGACCGCGTTGCTGGCCAGCCACCTGGCCCGTCGGCGACAGCCCACGCCGGTCGTCGGCCTGACCGAGCGCCAGCTCGCGGCGGTCCGCGAGCTGATCGAGGCCCGCATCGCCGAACCGTTGCCACTGACCGATCTCGCGGACGCGGCGGCGCTGAGCGTCAGTCAGTTCGTACGCCAGTTCAAGGCCAGCACCGGCGACACGCCCCACCGCTACCTCGTCGGCCTGCGGCTCCGGCACGCCCAACGGATGTTGCGCACGAGCACGTTGCCGATCGCGGACATCGCGGTGCGGTGCGGATTCAGCCACCAGGAGCACCTGACCCGGGTGATGCGGTCACGGCTGGGCACGACTCCGGGCGCGGTCCGGGCGAACGGCCAGAACGTGCAGCGCGGCGCGCATTCCGTGCAGGCGGACCGGGTCTGA
- a CDS encoding LysR family transcriptional regulator, with translation MSNRPELVALRSFLSVYRTGGVARAAEALRLSQPAVSHHLKAIEESVGRPLFRRAGRGITPTEAGHSLAAEVAEHIDALEGALDGLRSATLSGAGPVFVGAPVDLLERFVVTRMPPLLAEGLTVRCRVGLSPDLVQAVLRDEIDVALLTKIEGVPTRRMYLVQLLEERFLLVGRAGDEPYEPGQERRFVGYSEEMPMARRYFRECWAIRPPTPALVVNDFRAVVAAVLAGAGLTIAPHYLVEEHLAAGRLAVLHRPAQPVVNTIHIGTRRGREHLPRIRAVFGALSSVD, from the coding sequence GTGTCGAACCGTCCCGAACTGGTTGCCCTGCGGTCGTTCCTGAGCGTGTACCGGACCGGCGGGGTCGCCCGGGCGGCCGAGGCGCTGCGGCTGTCGCAGCCCGCGGTGTCGCACCACCTCAAGGCCATCGAGGAGTCCGTCGGCCGGCCGCTGTTCCGGCGGGCCGGCCGCGGCATCACGCCGACCGAGGCCGGCCACAGCCTGGCCGCCGAGGTCGCCGAGCACATCGACGCCCTGGAGGGGGCGCTGGACGGCCTGCGCTCCGCGACCCTGTCCGGGGCCGGGCCGGTGTTCGTCGGCGCCCCCGTCGACCTGCTGGAACGCTTCGTCGTCACCCGGATGCCGCCGCTGCTGGCCGAGGGGCTGACCGTGCGGTGCCGGGTCGGGCTGTCGCCCGACCTCGTGCAGGCCGTGCTGCGCGACGAGATCGACGTGGCGCTGCTGACCAAGATCGAGGGCGTTCCGACCCGGCGGATGTATCTCGTGCAACTGCTGGAGGAGCGGTTCCTGCTGGTCGGGCGGGCCGGCGACGAGCCGTACGAGCCCGGGCAGGAGCGGCGGTTCGTCGGCTACTCCGAGGAGATGCCGATGGCGCGGCGGTACTTCCGGGAGTGCTGGGCCATTCGGCCGCCGACGCCCGCGCTGGTCGTCAACGACTTCCGGGCCGTGGTCGCCGCCGTGCTGGCCGGGGCCGGGCTGACCATCGCGCCGCACTACCTGGTGGAGGAACACCTCGCCGCCGGCCGGCTGGCCGTGCTGCACCGGCCGGCGCAGCCCGTGGTCAACACCATCCACATCGGAACCCGGCGGGGCCGCGAGCACCTGCCGCGGATCCGGGCCGTGTTCGGCGCACTGTCCTCTGTGGACTGA
- a CDS encoding TetR/AcrR family transcriptional regulator — translation MTGDRRPGRPRSEATRRAILAAAIDELTERGYSQLSVEGIAARAGAGKQTIYRWWPSKADVVLDAMLEEAASRITVPDEGSLDADLNAFLAATFRQRGQRPVLVGLMAEALLDPTFAAQFRDRFLFGRRDVLRSVLRRAAERGEIAPDVDPEMLLDIVFGVLWYRLLLDHAPLDDEAGRQLATLVVRAAR, via the coding sequence GTGACTGGGGACCGGCGACCGGGACGGCCGCGCAGCGAGGCCACCAGGCGGGCGATCCTGGCCGCCGCCATCGACGAGCTCACCGAGCGCGGCTACTCGCAGCTGTCCGTCGAGGGCATCGCCGCCCGCGCCGGCGCCGGCAAGCAGACGATCTACCGGTGGTGGCCGTCCAAGGCCGATGTCGTGCTGGACGCGATGCTGGAGGAGGCCGCCAGCCGGATCACCGTGCCCGACGAGGGATCGCTCGACGCCGACCTCAACGCCTTCCTCGCCGCCACCTTCCGCCAGCGCGGGCAGCGCCCCGTGCTCGTCGGCCTGATGGCCGAGGCCCTGCTCGACCCGACCTTCGCCGCCCAGTTCCGCGACCGCTTCCTCTTCGGCCGCCGCGACGTTCTCCGCTCCGTGCTGCGGCGGGCCGCCGAGCGCGGCGAGATCGCTCCCGACGTCGACCCGGAGATGTTGCTGGACATCGTGTTCGGCGTGCTCTGGTACCGGCTGCTGCTCGACCACGCCCCGCTCGACGACGAGGCCGGCCGCCAGCTGGCCACGCTGGTCGTCCGCGCCGCCCGATAA
- a CDS encoding FAD-dependent oxidoreductase gives MTHDTDVLVVGSGPAGGSAALLLATYGVRTTLVTKYGWVANTPRAHITNQRTMEVLRDLGIQAEAEAQGTPQHLMGDTVLCTSLAGKEIGRIRTWGTGDASATEYGAASPCGMIDLPQNYLEPILVGRAAERGAKIRFDTEFLSLQQDSDGVTATVLDRVRGETQTIRARYLIGADGGRSLVAEQIGLPVAGRTGKAGSMNIVFDADLSRYVAHRPSILYWVMRPGAEMGGIGMGLVRCVRPWHQWLLTWGYDINQAPPEVDDAAATAIVRDLVGDPELDVTISSTSLWTVNHSYATEYSAGRVFCAGDAVHRHPPSNGLGSNTSIQDSYNLAWKLAMVLRGDADPALLDSYTAERAPVGRQIVDRANLSRDQFLPIFETLGIAGGGDDEAITLGMKALDAPDADGAARRARMTEAIELKNYEFNAHGVEMNQRYVSSAVIPDGSPEEVFRADKELYHQATTRPGARVPHAWLVGPDGHRLSTLDLVGKGRFTLLTGISGTTWVEAAASLPVTVTRIGVEGLRDAYGDWLRAREIDEDGALLVRPDGYIAWRAARLPDDPAAALARAYTSIVRPASAPR, from the coding sequence ATGACCCACGACACAGATGTCCTGGTCGTCGGCAGCGGGCCCGCCGGCGGGTCGGCCGCGCTGCTGCTGGCCACGTACGGCGTGCGGACCACGCTCGTCACCAAGTACGGCTGGGTGGCGAACACACCACGGGCGCACATCACCAACCAGCGCACCATGGAGGTCCTGCGGGACCTCGGCATCCAGGCCGAGGCCGAGGCGCAGGGCACGCCGCAGCACCTGATGGGCGACACGGTGCTGTGCACATCCTTGGCCGGCAAGGAGATCGGCCGCATCCGCACCTGGGGCACCGGCGACGCCTCCGCCACCGAGTACGGCGCGGCGAGCCCGTGCGGCATGATCGACCTGCCGCAGAACTACCTGGAGCCGATTCTGGTCGGCCGGGCGGCCGAGCGCGGCGCGAAGATCCGCTTCGACACGGAGTTCCTGTCCCTGCAACAGGATTCCGACGGCGTCACCGCGACCGTGCTGGACCGGGTGCGCGGGGAGACGCAGACGATCCGCGCCCGCTACCTGATCGGCGCGGACGGCGGTCGCAGCCTGGTCGCCGAGCAGATCGGTCTGCCGGTCGCCGGTCGTACCGGCAAGGCCGGCAGCATGAACATCGTCTTCGACGCCGACCTGAGCCGGTACGTCGCGCACCGGCCGAGCATTCTGTACTGGGTGATGCGGCCGGGCGCGGAGATGGGCGGCATCGGCATGGGCCTCGTGCGGTGCGTGCGGCCGTGGCACCAGTGGCTGCTCACGTGGGGGTACGACATCAACCAGGCGCCGCCGGAGGTCGACGACGCGGCGGCCACCGCGATCGTGCGGGACCTGGTCGGCGATCCCGAGCTGGACGTGACGATCAGTTCGACATCACTGTGGACGGTCAACCACAGCTATGCCACGGAGTACTCGGCGGGCCGGGTGTTCTGCGCCGGCGACGCCGTGCACCGGCACCCGCCGTCGAACGGCCTCGGCTCCAACACGTCCATTCAGGACTCGTACAACCTGGCCTGGAAGCTGGCCATGGTGCTGCGCGGCGACGCGGACCCGGCGCTGCTGGACAGCTACACCGCCGAGCGGGCCCCGGTCGGCCGGCAGATCGTGGACCGGGCCAACCTCAGCCGCGACCAGTTCCTGCCGATCTTCGAGACGCTGGGCATCGCGGGCGGCGGCGACGACGAGGCGATCACGCTCGGCATGAAGGCGTTGGACGCGCCCGACGCGGACGGGGCGGCGCGGCGGGCCCGGATGACCGAGGCGATCGAGCTGAAGAACTACGAGTTCAACGCGCACGGCGTGGAGATGAACCAGCGCTACGTGTCGTCGGCGGTGATCCCGGACGGTTCGCCGGAAGAGGTGTTCCGCGCCGACAAGGAGCTGTACCACCAGGCGACGACCCGGCCCGGCGCACGGGTGCCGCACGCGTGGCTGGTCGGCCCGGACGGCCACCGACTGTCCACACTGGACCTCGTCGGCAAGGGCCGGTTCACCCTGCTCACCGGCATTTCCGGCACGACCTGGGTGGAGGCGGCCGCGTCGCTGCCCGTCACCGTGACCAGGATCGGGGTGGAGGGACTGCGCGACGCGTACGGGGATTGGCTGCGGGCCAGGGAGATCGACGAGGACGGCGCGCTGCTGGTGCGTCCGGACGGCTACATCGCCTGGCGCGCCGCGCGGCTGCCGGACGATCCGGCGGCCGCGCTGGCGCGGGCGTACACCTCGATCGTCAGGCCTGCTTCGGCCCCGCGCTGA
- a CDS encoding NAD(P)-dependent oxidoreductase, giving the protein MRMPGTVGVVGVGRMGTPLIARLVASGHDVVATDIRPSRRPAAEEAGARWVSELDSCDVLLTVLPGNAELAEYSPVDCRMWIDLTSGSVETGQKLARQHDVTYLDAPMGGGVSAMREGTVTLYVGGPGEALEAATPLLRSFASTIHHVGDHGAGYLAKLLINLQWFGHAALATEALLLARRHGVPPGRMRSLLLGSAGDSAFVQRHLPALLDGDYLRDFGLDRCLEELESVERSAAVAGTPHRLSSLVAELHRSALERFGPEDGELLVPALLEEQAGFRLSGKD; this is encoded by the coding sequence ATGAGGATGCCGGGGACGGTCGGGGTGGTCGGGGTCGGGCGCATGGGCACGCCGTTGATCGCCCGGCTGGTCGCGTCCGGACATGACGTCGTGGCCACCGACATCCGGCCCTCTCGGCGGCCGGCTGCCGAGGAGGCCGGTGCCCGGTGGGTCTCGGAGCTGGATTCCTGTGACGTCCTGCTGACCGTCCTGCCGGGGAACGCCGAGCTGGCGGAGTACTCCCCGGTGGACTGTCGCATGTGGATCGACTTGACCAGTGGATCGGTTGAGACCGGCCAGAAGTTGGCTCGGCAACACGATGTGACGTACCTCGACGCGCCGATGGGCGGCGGGGTGTCGGCGATGCGGGAGGGCACCGTCACGCTCTATGTCGGCGGGCCCGGCGAAGCACTGGAGGCCGCCACGCCGCTGCTGCGGTCGTTCGCCTCGACCATCCACCACGTCGGTGATCACGGGGCCGGCTATCTGGCCAAGCTGCTGATCAACCTCCAGTGGTTCGGGCACGCCGCGTTGGCCACCGAGGCGTTGCTCCTGGCCCGGCGGCACGGTGTGCCGCCGGGCCGGATGCGTTCCCTGTTGCTCGGCAGCGCCGGCGACAGCGCCTTCGTGCAACGCCATCTGCCGGCGCTGTTGGACGGTGACTACCTTCGCGACTTCGGCCTGGACCGGTGCCTCGAGGAGTTGGAGTCCGTCGAGCGCAGCGCCGCCGTGGCCGGCACGCCCCACCGGCTCAGCTCGCTCGTGGCGGAGCTGCACCGCTCGGCGTTGGAGCGGTTCGGGCCGGAGGACGGGGAGTTGCTGGTCCCGGCGCTGCTGGAGGAGCAGGCGGGATTTCGCTTGTCGGGCAAGGACTAG
- a CDS encoding antibiotic biosynthesis monooxygenase family protein — MAVVKINAVEVPDGQGEELEKRFAARAGAVDSEPGFLGFELLRPVAGDNRYFVYTRWESDEAYQAWAAKAFGNHGGGRPVGTGANLLEFEVVISAGPKQA; from the coding sequence ATGGCAGTCGTGAAGATCAACGCGGTCGAGGTGCCCGATGGCCAGGGCGAGGAACTGGAGAAGCGGTTCGCGGCCCGCGCCGGCGCGGTCGACTCCGAGCCCGGCTTCCTGGGCTTCGAGCTGCTCCGCCCGGTGGCCGGCGACAACCGCTACTTCGTCTACACCCGATGGGAGTCCGACGAGGCCTACCAGGCGTGGGCCGCGAAGGCCTTCGGCAACCACGGCGGCGGCCGGCCCGTGGGGACCGGCGCCAACCTGCTGGAGTTCGAGGTCGTGATCAGCGCGGGGCCGAAGCAGGCCTGA